TGTGCGGATACGCTGAACCATCTCGCCGGCTTCCGGCTTAAGCTTTATGCTAACCGAGGCTGGGAAGATGCTCTTAAAGAGCCACTAGCTATTAATCGTATGTCCCATGAAACCTTGGATACGATGTGGGCTGTTATTCAAGACACAAAGCCGGTGCTCGTGGAGTACCTAAACCGAAAGGCCAAACTCCTCGGACTTGATGGGTTAACTTGGACCGATGTAGAGGCGCCAATACGAACTTCCGTTTCCAAAATTACCTATGATGAGGCGGCTGAGACCATCGTTGAGCAATTTAGCAAGTTTAGTCCGAAACTGGCTGAATTCTCCCAGATGGCTTTTGACAAAAGCTGGATTGAGGCAGAGGATCGCCCAGGCAAACGTCCTGGTGGTTTTTGCACATCCTTCAAAGTAAGCGATCAGACGAGAATTTTTATGACCTTTGGCGGAACTGTTTCAAATGTATCTACATTAGCTCACGAATTGGGTCATGCCTACCATCAGCATCTGATGAGGGGCTTGCCGGTTCTGAATCAAAGTTACGCTATGAACGTAGCCGAAACGGCCTCCACTTTTGCAGAAATGATCGTGGCAGATGCTCTCGTCAAGGCGGCTAAAGACGAAGAAGAAAAACTTGCTTTGCTGGAAGAGAAAATTCAGAATAGCGTTACTTTCTTCATGAATATCCATGCCCGCTTCTTATTTGAAACCCGCTTCTATAACAAGCGGAAAGAAGGACTGCTGAACGCGGCTGAGATTTCGGAGTTAATGGAAGAAGCTCAGAAGCAAGCATACTGTGAAGCCTTATCTTCTTACCATCCTCATTTCTGGGCTTCCAAGCTGCACTTCTACAGTACGGGTGTGCCGTTCTATAATTTCCCGTATACGTTCGGCTTTATGTTTAGTACAGGGCTTTACGTTCTGGCGCAGCAGGAAGGCAGTACATTTGCGGATAAATACGATGCACTTCTTCGGGATACCGGAATAATGACAGTAGAAGAGCTTGCGAAAAAGCACCTTGATGTCGATTTGACAAAGCGGGATTTTTGGCAGAGTGCAGCCGACATGTGTGTTTCCGATATTCAACAATTTTTGCGTATGACAGATCATTTGGCGTAACTTGCAGAAGATTGAAATATCATGGATTAAAGGAAGTCCGCAAGGACTTCTTTTTTTGTCGCAAAAAATAGAATAATGCCGTAATACAGCACAGGATGTTATGAATCATATGAAAATAATAGTAATAAATACCCAATTATGTTGAATGTTGTTGATGATTGCTAATATTTGACCTATAATGAGTCATAAGCCCTATAAAAGGGAAATTTTTGAAAATACAAGGGGGGTTGAAATGATTAAATTGGATCAACTATCGCTGGTTAGGCAGTTAGATTTAGTGTTTAGAGAGTTGGAGGAGGAGTTGTCAGGACTATCTTCTGGCACTGTATTTGTGCAAATACGAAATAATGTCATCGGTAAATTCGGGATTCGTCATAATCCGCTTACCGGTCGAAACGGTGTAATTACTTCCGCTGGAGAAGGGTTGAACCAAACTCAACAATTATCCTTCCGTGCTATGGCGCTTGAAAGCTTGAAGCATAAACGCCACTGGACTCATGGAGAAATAAGCTATGATTTTACCGTGAGACAGGGACTAATAATTATTGATGCCGTACTTGAGTCAAACTACAACATGGCAAATCTGATGATTCGATACCCTAGAACAAGTGTCTCTGAAGCCGCTTTGGAATCCTGATATCATATCATTTTATATCCATAAATTTTATAAAATACATGCCGAAAGAGGCGATCTTTGGGGAGAAGATCGCCTCCTTCTTTATTTGGAGGAACAAAATCAACTACATGTTCGAACGACCTGTCAATTGTTGTTCAGCCATTTGAACCAGACGTTTAGTGATGTATCCTCCCAAAGAACCAGTCTCGCGGGAAGTGTAGTTACCCATATAACCGTCTTGTGGGATAGATACGCCCAATTCCTGTGCCGCTTCATACTTCAACTGTTGAAGTGCTGCGTTAGCTTGGGGAACGACCAGGTTATTAGAACGGCTTCCGCCTCTGCGGCCTTGACCTGCTTGACCCATACCCATGTTTGTCACCTCCTTCGGCGTTGTATGAAGTTATTATGGTTGAAAGAAGAGAATCTCATGCGTGTAGTTTCTAACATCATTCCTGGTAATATTAGGACAAAAAAAGAGCCCTGAAACTATTCAGGGCTGCGGTTGTTTTATGATACGATTTTATCCTTATGTATTCGGATAGTGTATCTGCAATTTCGTATGAAGTTCGACAGATTGACCGGGTTCCAAATGGATAAGACCCGTTGTTTCATTCGGTAGATCCAGATTCGGTGCATTAGGAAGCC
Above is a window of Paenibacillus uliginis N3/975 DNA encoding:
- a CDS encoding M3 family oligoendopeptidase, which gives rise to MKKRLQQTWDLESIFPGGSHSPELAAFLDSLEKEANELRAAVQAANVPANLEEAKSLENILSLLEKCTAMTSEAGAFVGCLAAQDQNDKKAVQLSGRVTAIRANLQSVIAKFNNLLRGIEDTLWEAWTSTEKVSPLKFILNESRDLAREKMNPELESLALELAIDGYHGWGNFYDTIVSKIQIPFEENGKTEILSAGQAFNKLHNPNREVRQEMFEKWEQAWTDSEDYCADTLNHLAGFRLKLYANRGWEDALKEPLAINRMSHETLDTMWAVIQDTKPVLVEYLNRKAKLLGLDGLTWTDVEAPIRTSVSKITYDEAAETIVEQFSKFSPKLAEFSQMAFDKSWIEAEDRPGKRPGGFCTSFKVSDQTRIFMTFGGTVSNVSTLAHELGHAYHQHLMRGLPVLNQSYAMNVAETASTFAEMIVADALVKAAKDEEEKLALLEEKIQNSVTFFMNIHARFLFETRFYNKRKEGLLNAAEISELMEEAQKQAYCEALSSYHPHFWASKLHFYSTGVPFYNFPYTFGFMFSTGLYVLAQQEGSTFADKYDALLRDTGIMTVEELAKKHLDVDLTKRDFWQSAADMCVSDIQQFLRMTDHLA
- a CDS encoding O-methyltransferase, coding for MIKLDQLSLVRQLDLVFRELEEELSGLSSGTVFVQIRNNVIGKFGIRHNPLTGRNGVITSAGEGLNQTQQLSFRAMALESLKHKRHWTHGEISYDFTVRQGLIIIDAVLESNYNMANLMIRYPRTSVSEAALES
- a CDS encoding alpha/beta-type small acid-soluble spore protein; protein product: MGQAGQGRRGGSRSNNLVVPQANAALQQLKYEAAQELGVSIPQDGYMGNYTSRETGSLGGYITKRLVQMAEQQLTGRSNM